From Domibacillus sp. DTU_2020_1001157_1_SI_ALB_TIR_016, a single genomic window includes:
- the iolD gene encoding 3D-(3,5/4)-trihydroxycyclohexane-1,2-dione acylhydrolase (decyclizing) — MGTVRLTTAQALIKFLNQQYIHVDGEETPFVEGIFNIFGHGNVVGIGQALEQDAGRLKVYQGKNEQGMAQAAIAYSREMLRRKIYAVTTSAGPGSANLIAAAGTAFANNIPVLLLPADTFATRQPDPVLQQLEHEHSTAVTTNEAFMAVSRYWDRVTRPEQLMSALIRAFEVMTDPAKAGPATICIAQDVEGEAFDYDERFFEKRVHYLDRKPAVERELQGAAERIKASKKPVIIVGGGARYSGARDILKQISEKHNIPLVETQAGKSTVEVSFPNNLGGVGILGTSAANKVARDTDLVIGVGTRYTDFTTSSKTQFDFDKTSFLNINVSRLQAYKMDGFQVVADAKTALEQLAPLLGDYETAFGGLLSAWKEEWLTERDRLANVTFNRENFTPEIKDQFSQETLNEYADVLDTEFTQTAALVAANEAVSPNSIVIGSAGSLPGDLQRLWHSDVPNTYHLEYGYSCMGYEVAGALGAKLAHPDREVYAAVGDGSFLMLHTELVTALQYDKKINILLFDNSGYGCINNLQMDNGSGSYFCEFRTHDNKIMNIDYAKVAEAYGAKSYKANTVEELKAALEDAKKQSVSTLIDMKVLPKTMSDGYDGWWNVGVAEVSESESVQKAYAARAEKLETAKMY, encoded by the coding sequence ATGGGAACAGTTCGATTAACAACCGCGCAAGCGTTAATTAAATTTTTAAATCAGCAGTACATTCACGTTGATGGAGAAGAAACACCTTTCGTCGAAGGCATCTTTAACATTTTCGGACATGGCAACGTGGTCGGAATCGGCCAGGCACTTGAGCAGGACGCAGGCCGTTTGAAAGTCTACCAGGGAAAGAATGAGCAGGGAATGGCGCAGGCGGCAATCGCCTACAGCCGCGAAATGCTCCGCCGTAAAATTTATGCGGTCACCACGTCTGCCGGCCCGGGGTCAGCAAACTTGATCGCAGCAGCGGGAACAGCGTTTGCGAACAACATTCCGGTTCTTTTGCTTCCGGCGGATACCTTTGCGACACGCCAGCCTGATCCAGTGCTTCAGCAGCTGGAGCATGAACACAGCACAGCGGTAACCACAAACGAAGCGTTTATGGCGGTTTCCCGCTACTGGGACCGCGTAACACGTCCGGAACAGTTAATGTCGGCACTCATCCGTGCCTTTGAAGTGATGACCGACCCGGCCAAAGCGGGCCCGGCGACCATCTGCATCGCACAGGACGTAGAAGGGGAAGCGTTTGATTATGATGAGCGTTTCTTCGAAAAACGCGTTCATTATTTGGACCGCAAGCCAGCGGTAGAGCGCGAACTTCAAGGCGCGGCAGAACGGATTAAAGCAAGCAAAAAGCCCGTCATTATTGTAGGGGGCGGTGCCCGTTATTCAGGCGCCCGCGACATTTTAAAACAAATTTCCGAAAAGCATAATATCCCTCTTGTAGAAACACAGGCTGGGAAATCAACAGTGGAAGTTTCATTTCCAAATAACCTGGGCGGCGTCGGTATTCTCGGTACGTCGGCGGCAAACAAAGTGGCGCGCGATACAGACCTTGTAATCGGTGTCGGCACACGCTACACAGATTTTACAACATCATCCAAAACACAGTTTGATTTTGATAAAACGTCGTTCTTAAATATCAATGTTAGTCGCCTTCAGGCTTACAAGATGGATGGATTCCAGGTTGTCGCGGATGCAAAAACGGCGCTTGAGCAGCTGGCACCTCTTTTGGGAGACTATGAAACTGCATTTGGCGGCCTGCTTTCAGCATGGAAAGAAGAGTGGCTGACAGAACGCGACCGTCTGGCGAACGTAACATTCAACCGTGAAAACTTCACGCCGGAAATCAAGGATCAATTTTCTCAGGAAACACTGAATGAATATGCCGATGTGCTGGACACTGAATTCACACAAACGGCAGCTTTGGTCGCTGCCAATGAAGCAGTCTCACCAAACAGCATCGTTATCGGTTCAGCTGGATCACTTCCAGGCGACCTGCAGCGTTTATGGCATTCTGATGTACCGAATACGTACCACCTGGAATATGGATATTCCTGCATGGGATATGAAGTGGCCGGCGCACTGGGTGCGAAACTCGCTCATCCGGACCGTGAAGTATACGCAGCCGTTGGAGATGGCAGCTTCCTCATGCTTCATACAGAGCTTGTAACAGCGCTTCAGTACGATAAAAAAATCAATATTCTCTTGTTTGATAACTCTGGTTATGGATGTATTAATAACCTGCAGATGGATAATGGAAGCGGTTCATACTTCTGTGAGTTCCGTACACATGATAACAAGATTATGAACATCGATTACGCGAAAGTGGCAGAAGCCTACGGAGCAAAATCATACAAAGCCAACACAGTAGAAGAATTGAAAGCAGCGCTTGAAGACGCGAAAAAGCAGTCTGTTTCCACATTGATTGATATGAAAGTACTTCCGAAAACAATGTCAGACGGCTATGATGGCTGGTGGAACGTTGGCGTTGCTGAAGTATCCGAGTCTGAAAGCGTTCAAAAAGCCTATGCCGCAAGAGCGGAAAAACTAGAAACGGCGAAGATGTATTAA
- a CDS encoding Gfo/Idh/MocA family oxidoreductase produces MTLKFGVIGTGAIGREHIKRITNSLAGGKIVAVTDVNLESAKLAVEQYGLEAVVHEDDKALCQDPNVDAVLVTSWGPAHEQNVLNAIEAGKYVFCEKPLATTAEGAMKIVQAEMAHGKKLVQVGFMRRYDPGYVQLKEAIDANEIGDPLMVRCVHRNPEVPETYGTEMAVVDTLVHEIDVLHWLINDDYKSVQVLYPKKTARAHAGLKDPQIIILETKSGIIINAEVFVNCHYGYDIQCEVIGEDGVAYLPEPASIVTRKSAKLSTSIMTDWKDRFIDAYDVELQDFMDSIKQTGEPNGPTSWDGYIAAVTTDACVKAQQSGQKEDVALEEKPAFYQKQTAAVN; encoded by the coding sequence ATGACATTGAAATTTGGAGTAATTGGAACAGGGGCAATTGGCCGCGAACATATTAAACGCATTACAAACAGTTTAGCAGGCGGGAAAATCGTTGCGGTAACAGACGTGAATCTTGAATCTGCAAAACTAGCTGTTGAGCAATACGGACTTGAGGCAGTTGTCCATGAAGATGATAAAGCTCTTTGCCAGGATCCGAACGTAGATGCCGTTTTGGTTACAAGCTGGGGCCCGGCACACGAACAAAACGTATTAAACGCTATTGAAGCAGGCAAGTACGTATTTTGTGAAAAACCGCTTGCGACAACAGCAGAAGGTGCAATGAAAATCGTCCAGGCTGAAATGGCACACGGGAAAAAGCTAGTTCAAGTAGGCTTTATGCGCCGTTATGATCCAGGATATGTTCAATTAAAAGAAGCAATTGACGCGAATGAAATCGGTGATCCATTGATGGTCCGCTGCGTACACCGCAACCCGGAAGTACCAGAAACATACGGAACAGAAATGGCAGTTGTTGATACATTGGTGCACGAAATCGATGTACTTCACTGGCTGATCAATGACGATTACAAATCTGTACAAGTGCTGTACCCGAAAAAAACAGCACGTGCTCATGCAGGCTTAAAAGATCCACAAATCATTATTTTAGAAACAAAATCGGGCATTATCATTAACGCAGAAGTGTTTGTAAACTGCCATTACGGCTACGATATTCAGTGTGAAGTAATCGGTGAGGATGGCGTAGCATACCTGCCGGAGCCGGCTAGCATCGTGACACGCAAGAGTGCGAAGCTTTCTACAAGCATTATGACTGACTGGAAAGACCGCTTTATCGATGCCTACGATGTAGAGCTGCAGGACTTTATGGATTCAATTAAACAAACAGGTGAGCCGAATGGCCCAACGTCGTGGGATGGATACATTGCTGCCGTGACAACTGATGCGTGTGTGAAAGCACAGCAGTCCGGCCAGAAAGAAGACGTAGCGCTTGAAGAAAAACCAGCATTCTACCAAAAGCAGACAGCAGCTGTAAACTGA
- the iolE gene encoding myo-inosose-2 dehydratase, whose product MQDILWGIAPIGWRNDDIPEIGAENTLSHLLSDIVVAGFQGTEVGGFFPEPAVLKKELALRNLKIAGQWFSSFIIRDGIEKASQEFHAHCAYLKEVEAAVAVVSEQTYSIQGLDKNVFAEKPYFSDEEWTILCEGLNELGKIADSYGLKLVFHHHMGTGVQTLEEIDRLMEGTDSNHVHLLYDTGHIFASDGDYMTLLEKYMNRIKHVHFKDVRESVMDECKQPGKSFRESFLAGMFTVPGDGCIDFTKPFRFLEEHGYKGWIVIEAEQDPAIAHPLEYALIARRYLDESLLARVEK is encoded by the coding sequence ATGCAGGATATTTTATGGGGCATTGCTCCAATTGGCTGGCGCAACGATGACATTCCAGAAATCGGCGCTGAAAATACACTATCTCATTTATTAAGCGACATTGTTGTAGCAGGATTTCAAGGGACAGAAGTCGGCGGCTTCTTCCCTGAACCTGCCGTTTTAAAAAAGGAACTGGCATTGCGCAACTTAAAAATTGCGGGCCAGTGGTTTTCAAGCTTTATCATTCGTGATGGCATTGAAAAAGCATCACAGGAATTTCATGCCCACTGTGCGTATTTAAAAGAAGTGGAAGCAGCGGTTGCAGTGGTTTCCGAACAAACATACAGCATACAGGGTCTTGATAAAAATGTTTTTGCCGAAAAGCCTTACTTTAGCGATGAAGAATGGACTATCCTTTGCGAAGGGCTGAATGAACTTGGCAAGATTGCCGACAGCTATGGTTTAAAGCTTGTCTTCCATCATCATATGGGAACCGGTGTGCAGACGCTGGAAGAAATTGACCGTTTAATGGAAGGAACAGATTCTAACCATGTCCACCTTTTATATGACACAGGCCATATTTTTGCTTCGGATGGCGATTATATGACGCTTCTTGAAAAATATATGAATCGTATTAAACATGTTCACTTCAAAGATGTTAGAGAGTCGGTAATGGACGAATGCAAACAACCAGGAAAATCATTTAGAGAATCGTTTTTAGCTGGAATGTTTACAGTGCCAGGAGACGGATGTATCGATTTTACGAAGCCTTTCCGCTTTCTTGAAGAGCATGGATACAAAGGCTGGATCGTCATTGAAGCAGAACAGGACCCAGCCATTGCCCACCCGCTTGAGTATGCATTGATCGCTCGAAGGTATTTGGACGAATCATTGCTTGCACGCGTGGAGAAATAA
- a CDS encoding sugar porter family MFS transporter — MNTNAAPSSFLRKIIIISTLGGLLFGYDTGVINGALPFMTEELGLTPATQGFVASSLLFGAALGALFGGRLSDINGRRKNILMLAVIFLVATLGCTLAPNVTVMIIARFMLGLAVGGASVTVPSYLAEMSPASRRGRIVTQNELMIVSGQLLAFVLNAILGTTLGHVEGIWRVMLLIAALPAIFLFIGMLKVPESPRWLVSKKRDSEALAVLSRIRSEQEAKTELAEIKATFTEEEHTKQAGFKDLSTPWIRRIMFIGVGIAVVQQITGVNSIMYYGTEILKDAGFTTEAALVGNIANGAISVLATFVGIWLLGKIGRRPMLMAGLAGTTVCLLLIAIFSSVLEGSPNLPYVVLTLTVTFLAFQQGAISPVTWLMLSEIFPLQLRGFGMGLTVLFLWLVNFLVGLSFPIMLSAVGLSGTFYIFVALGVLAIGFVAKFLPETKGLTLEQLEQKFRNHGKKPAVASYTENKRA; from the coding sequence ATGAATACAAACGCAGCCCCATCATCTTTTTTACGTAAGATTATCATTATTTCGACGCTGGGCGGACTTCTCTTCGGTTATGATACAGGTGTTATCAATGGAGCTCTTCCTTTTATGACAGAAGAGCTGGGCTTAACGCCTGCAACGCAAGGTTTTGTAGCAAGTTCGCTTCTCTTCGGTGCCGCACTTGGTGCTTTGTTTGGCGGACGACTGTCAGACATTAACGGACGCAGAAAAAACATTTTAATGCTGGCCGTGATTTTCTTAGTTGCTACTCTTGGATGTACACTTGCACCAAACGTTACCGTTATGATCATTGCTCGTTTCATGCTTGGACTGGCAGTAGGCGGTGCATCCGTTACCGTTCCTTCTTACTTGGCAGAAATGTCACCGGCATCACGCCGTGGTCGTATCGTAACGCAAAATGAATTGATGATTGTTAGTGGTCAGCTTTTAGCTTTTGTTTTGAATGCTATCCTTGGTACAACACTCGGTCACGTTGAAGGAATCTGGCGTGTGATGCTGCTGATTGCCGCTCTTCCAGCCATCTTCTTATTCATCGGTATGCTGAAAGTGCCGGAAAGCCCGCGCTGGCTTGTGTCTAAGAAAAGAGACAGTGAGGCACTTGCTGTTTTAAGCCGCATTCGTTCAGAGCAAGAAGCAAAAACTGAACTAGCTGAAATTAAAGCAACATTTACTGAAGAAGAACATACAAAGCAAGCTGGTTTCAAAGATCTTTCCACACCGTGGATTCGCCGCATTATGTTTATTGGTGTCGGTATTGCGGTTGTGCAGCAGATTACGGGTGTAAACTCGATCATGTACTATGGAACAGAGATTTTAAAAGATGCCGGCTTTACAACAGAAGCGGCACTCGTAGGTAACATTGCAAACGGAGCGATTTCCGTACTCGCTACATTCGTCGGTATTTGGCTGTTAGGTAAAATCGGCCGCCGCCCGATGCTGATGGCAGGACTTGCCGGTACAACTGTATGCCTTTTGTTGATTGCCATTTTCTCAAGCGTACTAGAAGGCTCACCAAACTTGCCATACGTTGTTCTTACTTTAACCGTTACATTTCTTGCATTCCAGCAAGGCGCCATTTCACCAGTCACCTGGCTGATGCTTTCCGAAATTTTCCCGCTGCAATTGCGCGGTTTTGGAATGGGCTTAACTGTATTATTCTTATGGCTTGTCAACTTCTTAGTCGGCTTGTCATTCCCGATCATGCTTTCAGCAGTCGGACTATCTGGAACATTCTATATTTTTGTGGCACTTGGCGTCCTGGCGATTGGATTTGTAGCAAAATTCCTTCCAGAAACGAAAGGGCTTACGCTTGAACAATTAGAGCAAAAATTCCGCAATCACGGTAAAAAACCAGCGGTAGCAAGCTATACAGAAAACAAACGCGCTTAA